The nucleotide sequence CCGGCCTTCGAGAAAGCCCGTGTAGAGGAAGGCGCCGCAGAAACCCGGATCGGGTGACGACAGCACGCTCCTTGCCCCGTTCCGCCGGACCTCTTGCCAGCGCGACAGGTCGTCCCCGTGCGCCCGCAGGTTCAGGGTGCCGGGGTAAGGGTCGAATCCGACCTGCTCACGAATGGCCTCCCGCACCCACTCCACGGCCAGAAACGCGCCGGCGCGTCCCAGGTCCGAGAACACCATTCCTTTTACCCGAATGTCGCGGGAACGCGTGGACAGGAGAGAACCCTCTACTTCCGGGACAGGGACCGGGCCTTGCCGCCGCGCCGGACCTTGATGATCTCGGCCAGGATGCCCAGGGCGATCTCCTCGGGAGTTTCCGTCGCGATGTCCAGGCCGATGGGGGCGTACACACGGGAGATGAGCTCTTCGGAGACTTGCTCCTCCTCCTTGAAGCGCTCGAAGCACGCCTTGATGCGGCGCTTGCTGCCGATCATGCCGATGTACTTGGCCGGGCGGTCCAGCAGCTCGCGCAGGCACGGCTCGTCGTACTTGTGGCCGCGGGTGATGAGCACGACGTAGGTGGTGGGCGTGATGTCCAGGCTCTTCACGGTCTCGGCCATGTCCCCCACCACCACCTCGTCGGCCTCGGGAAACCGTTCCCGGT is from Deltaproteobacteria bacterium and encodes:
- a CDS encoding CTP-dependent riboflavin kinase, producing MVFSDLGRAGAFLAVEWVREAIREQVGFDPYPGTLNLRAHGDDLSRWQEVRRNGARSVLSSPDPGFCGAFLYTGFLEGRPSATGPRERVAVVVPEVKDYPADKLEIIASVSLKQNRSVRDGDELTVVFGE